The Streptomyces sp. NBC_00224 genome contains the following window.
GCGAACGCCCGGCCGTGGCCCAGCTTGAAGCGGCGGTCCGCCCAGATGACGAGGAAGCCGACGCCGAGGCACCACAGCGACTCGTACAGGAAGGTCGGGTGGTAGGTGCCCGCGACCCGGTTGGTGCCCTCGGTGATCTTCAGCGCCCACGGCACGTCGGTGGGCTTGCCGTACAGCTCCTGGTTGAACCAGTTGCCCCAGCGGCCCGCGGCCTGGGCGAAGGCGATGCCGGGGGCCAGCGCGTCGGCCCAGGCCGGCAGCGGGATGCCCCGGCGGCGGCAGCCGATCCACGCGCCCACCGCGCCGAACGCGATCGCGCCCCAGATGCCGAGCCCGCCCTGCCAGATCTTGAAGGCGTCGACCCAGTCCTCACCGTCGCTGAAGTACAGCTGGTAGTCGGTGATGACGTGGTAGAGCCGGCCGCCGACGAGGCCGAAGGGCACCGCCCAGACGGCGATGTCGGCCACGGTGCCGGCTCTGCCGCCCCGGGCGATCCAGCGCTTGTTGCCGTACCAGACGGCGATGAAGACACCGATGATGATGCAGAAGGCGTAGCCGCGCAGCGGGATCGGTCCGAGATGGATCACGCCGGTCGACGGGCTGGGAATGAAGGCGAGGTTCATGGCAGGGTCGACGCTACCTTGCCGGGCGGGCGGTCGGACCACCCACCCGGCAACTTATGAGTAACGAGCGGTACGGCAGGGGCCTAAGGGGCCGCGGGAGCCGGAGCCGCCCCCGCTCCCGTCCCCGCCCCGGACCCGGTCGCGCTTCCCGCACCCGCTCCCGCGTGGGCCGCCGGGGCCCCCGGATGCGCCGGGCCCGGGGCCGGGGCCTTCTTCGGGGCCGCCCCCGGCGTGTGCGCGGACTTCGGCTTCGGCGCCCCGGACGCGGCGGGCGCGCCCGCCGGCGGCGAACTCTGAGCCGACGCCCCCGGCTGCGACGGCGAAACCGTCCCCGGCTGCTTGCCCTTGTTCGCCTCGACGACCCACTTCTTCAGGTTCGCCGGGCTGATCTGCTCGCTGCCCTTCTGCGGGAAGACCGACTCCCCGTTCAGCTGGACCGTCGGCGTGCCGCTGAAGCCGCCGTTCTGGAAGGCGTCGTTGGACTTGCCGACCCAGCTGTCGTGCTTGCCCTCCTCCACACAGGAGCGGAAGCCGACCGTGTCGAGGCCGGGGACCTTCTGGGCCAGCTCGATCAGCTTGCTGTTCTTCGCGAACGCGTCGTCCGTCTCCTTGGGCTGGTTGCTGTAGAGCACGTCGTGGTACGCCGAGAACTTCCCGGCGTCCTGTGCGCAGCCCGCCGCGTTCGCCGCGTGCAGCGAGCCGTTGCCGCCGAGGTTGCGGTCGATCAGGGTGGCGAGGTGGTACTGGACGCGGATCTGTCCGCTGCCCTCCAGCTCGTGGATCGTGGCCCGGAAGCTGTTCTCGAACGCGGCGCAGGCCGGGCAGCGGAAGTCCTCCCAGACCGTGAGCGTGGACGGCGCGTCGGCGGCGCCCACCGGGATGGCCAGCTTGTCCTTGCCCTCGGCGCCTGCGGGCGCGAGCAGCGGGCCCGCCGTGCTCTTCTTGCCGTCGCTCTTGGTGTTGGCCGCGATCACGCCGATCACGGCGGCCAGCCCGAGGACGCACACCACCGCCCCGGCGACGATCATCGTGCGTCTGCGGCGGTCCTGGGACCGCTGCCGCTCGCGCTCCTGGGCCAGCCGCTCGCGGGCCGTTCTCTTGCCTTCTTGGTTCTTCTCGCTCACACCCGCAGCAACGAACCGGGGAGGCACCCACGTGCCTCCCCGGTCCCATATCCACCCGTACGAGCTAACGCGGTCCGGGTCCGCCCTACTCGGGCGGGGTTACGGAGCGTTGCGGCTCGGCCTACACCCTTACGGCGTACGGCGTACGCCCTGCGCGAGTTCACCCGC
Protein-coding sequences here:
- the lgt gene encoding prolipoprotein diacylglyceryl transferase, whose product is MNLAFIPSPSTGVIHLGPIPLRGYAFCIIIGVFIAVWYGNKRWIARGGRAGTVADIAVWAVPFGLVGGRLYHVITDYQLYFSDGEDWVDAFKIWQGGLGIWGAIAFGAVGAWIGCRRRGIPLPAWADALAPGIAFAQAAGRWGNWFNQELYGKPTDVPWALKITEGTNRVAGTYHPTFLYESLWCLGVGFLVIWADRRFKLGHGRAFALYVAAYCVGRGWIEYMRVDEAHHVLGLRLNDWTAITVFVLAVTYIVISSRVRPGREEVVEPSSAESADAEGEPESGDAPSDEVEKSVPSENGSTSKS